The Phycisphaerales bacterium DNA window GGCCCGGTGAGCGGTGGCTAAAGCCGGTCAGATGGTGCGGTTGCGTCACCCGGTGTACCGTTACGCCAATGAAGGACCCCCGCCCGGAACCAGAGCGCGAACCGGACAAGCCGCTCATGCGCAGCCTGGGCGAGTTCTTCGGCCACATCGTGCAGGGCATCAAGTCCGACGTGGACCCGAAGAAGTCAGTCACGAAGCAGACCATCGAAGAAGAGACGCGCCAGACGCCGCAGGGGCCGGTGATCCTGCGCCGCACGATCATCGAAGAGGTTCAGCTGCCCCCGGCCGACAAGCAGTAGCCGCAAGAAGACCCAGCGGACCTCGACGAACTACGCATGCGCGCAGAAACGCCGGCGCTCACTGCCGTGAGCGCCAGCGCGGAAGTTCACCAGGATGCCGGGTCAGTCCTTGCTGCGTGAACGGCTGCGCGAGGACCGCCGCCCGCCCGAACGCGACGAGGACCGGCTTCGGGAAGAGCTGCTGCGCGATCCGCCGCTGCTGCGGCCGCTGCGTTCAGACGTGTTCCTCACCGAGCTGCGCCGTCCGCGCCCGCGGGAGCTGCTGCTGCTGGACCCACCGCTACGGCCTCCGGACCGCGACCGGGAACCAGTCCGCGAGCTGCTGCTGCGCGACAAGGAGCCCGAGCCGCGCCCGCTGCGGGCGCTGGTGTTCCGCGTGCCGCTGCTGGTGCCGCGCCCGCGCGAGCGCGAGGACCCGCCGCTGGAGCGCGAGCCCGACCGACCGCCGCTGCGGGAGCTGCTGCTGCGGGCGCCGCCACGGGAGGAGCTGCTGCTGCTCGAGGAGCGGCCGCTGCGGGCAGACGTGCCGCGCGAGGAGCTGGACCGGGACGAGCCGCGCGAGCTCGAGCGTGACCCAGCGCTGGAGCCAGAGCGAGACCCGGAGCGAGAACCAGAGCGGGAGCCAGAGCGAGAACCCGAGCGGGAGCTGCTGCTTCGACCGCCGGAACGCGAGCTGCTGCCCCCGCCACCGCTGCCCGAGCGCGAGCCCGAAGTGCGCGAGCTGCCGCGGGAAGAAGACAGCGATGTGCCAGAGCGGGAGCTGGACCCGCTCGACCGGGAGCTGCTCGAACCAGACCGGGAACCGCTGGAACGCGAACTGCCCGACCCCGAAGCCGACCGCGAACCAGAGCGAGAGCCGCCGCTGGAGCTTGAGCCCGAGCGCGTCCGCGACCCAGACCGCGCCCCTGAACCCGACCGCGACCGCGAACCCGAGCGCGACGAGCCGCGCGAGGACGAACGGCGGCCGCTGCCCGACTCATCGCCCTCACCCGAACCGCCGCGGTTCCCACCGCCATAAATCTTGTTTACCGTGGCCCAGGCGCGGCGTTCCGCCTCGTCCTCACCGACGCCGCGATCCTCGTAACCCTCTTCGATGTGCTCGGCCTGTCTCTGCTGCTTACCGGAGTACTTTGACTTGTCGCCGCGTGGCATGGTGATGCTTCCTTTCTTCTATCTGCAACTTCCCCGAACGGGGTGAAACGCCCCCACCCTGACGCGTGGTTATGCGAGCCAAGTGAACAACTTCTGAATGATGTGGACGCTGCCCGTACGCGCGCCTACGTGGCGCTGCGTGCGGCCATGGCTCTTCTCCCCACTTCTCCTCTGCTCCATCATGGCGCACCGGGATGAGAACACCCCGGCGCACGACATTGATCCTCCCCTTCCGAGGAGCGTCGTTGCGGCCCTGTTAGTGCGGCCCCTCATTGTGCTGCGGCACGGTTGGCTTGGTCTCCATGCTCGTCCGCGTGGAGCGCCCCGCGAACTGCCCGAAGCTGTCGCGCTGTTGCAGTCGCGCGGAGCGCTCGCCCCCCTTCTGCCCTGCGCGCGAACGCTGCAGGCGCGCCTGCTCCACCCCCTGCGGCGGCGGGATTGTCTGGCGGCTCATGTCCAAGGCACGGTTCTCTTCGTTCATACGTGTGCTCCTGAATGCAGCGGGTGTCGTGTGACCGCTGCCGGGCCATGGTCGTGGGGCCGGAGCAATACGGATTGAACGATCCGTAAAAAGACTCTTGGGTTGGTTGGTGCGGGCTCTACCACGGCGTGAGCGTCACCCGGCGTCACGCACGCGTCGCGCCGCATCAGCCCGGGAGCATGCACGCGCCACCAGCACTCACTGCATCCGAAGTAAACTGGGCGCGAAACAGGAGATTCACGTGCGAGACCACTTTTCATCCGGTGCACCCGCACAGCCCTCACGCCGTGAGGTCGTCAGGGCCGCGGGCTTCGGTGCCCTCGCCGCGGCCGGTGTGCTCTCGCGCCCAGCCCGCGCGGGCGTGCCAGGCGATCAGCGTTCATTCCGCATCGCCCACCTCACGGACATGCACGTTCAGCCGGAGCTGCGCGCGGACGAGGGCATGGCCGCGTGCCTGCGTCACGTGAACGCCCTCGCCCACAGGCCCGACCTGATCATCACCGGCGGCGACCAGGTGATGGACACCTTCGACCAGGGCTTCGACCGCAGCAAGGTGCTTTGGGACCTGTGGGCCAGGCAGCTCAAGGAGCACAACGCCATCCCCGCCCAGCACGTGCTCGGCAACCACGACATCTGGGGCTGGAACAAAAAGAAGAGCAAGTGCACCGGCGAGGAGAAGGGGTACGGCAAGGCCTGGGCGTGCGAGCAGTTCGGGCGTGACCGCACCTACACCAGCTTCGACGCCGGCGCCTGGCGGGTGGTGCTCCTTGATTCGGTGCAGCCCAAGGGAGATGGGTATGTCGGCCGCCTTGATGATGAGCAGTTCGAGTGGCTCGAGCAGGAGCTCAACGCGGGCGGCTCACCAGTGGCCGTGTTCTCGCACATACCGATCTTCTCCGTGTGCGTCTACAACGACGGCGCCAAGAAGAAGGACGCGCCCGACGACTGGTTCGTCTCGGGCGGGCTGATGCACGCCGACGCCAACCGAATCCGCAGGCTCTTCCTGCAGCACCCGCGCGTGAAGCTGTGCGTGAGCGGCCACATCCACCAGCTCGACCGCGTGGAGTTCACGGGCGTCACCTACATCTGCGACGGCGCGGTAAGCGGCCGCTGGTGGAAGGGCCGCCAGGCCGAGTGCGACGAGGGCTACGGCGTGATCGATCTCAGGCCCGACGGCACCTTCGCGCACGAGTACGTGAAGTACGGGTGGAAGGCGCCGAGCTAGGTCATAGAAGTCGTCGAAGACCTCGAAGACCTATTCATCGATCAAACCCTGAAGATGCTCCCCAGCTTCTTCCCCAGCAGACTGCTCGCCGCGAAGATCGTCACCGTGAGCAGGGCCATTCCCCACACGCCCATAGCGGCCGCGATGTAGGGCCCATCGCCCAGCCGCTCGGTGAACGCCCAGATCGCTTTGGTCACGGGGTAATGCCGCGCCTGCTGGGCGAGGATCAGCGAGTCGCTCACCTCCAGCATCGAGAAGCTGAACACCAGCAGCCCGCCCGCGATCAGGTTCGCGAGGATGAGCGGCAGGATGACGCGACGCACGGCCGTGACGCGGCTCGCGCCCAGGTTCACTGCGGCCTCCTCGAGCTCGCCGCTGGTCTGCTCCAGCCCGGCGACCGTCGAGCGCACGATGTACGGCAACCGCCGCACCGCGTAGGCCACGATCAGGAATGGCACCGGGTTGGGGTTGACCGCGAAGATGCTCGCGAACCCGCTCAGCGGGCCGTCCTTACCGAAGGGCCAGTTGAGGCTCATGGCCACGTACCCGAAGGCCATCACCAGCCCAGGCACCGCCAGCGGGAGCATGCAGAGGGCATCGAGCAGCGCCCGCCCCTTCACCTCCGTCCGCACGATGATGTACGCGATCACGATGCCCAGGGTGATGTCCAGCAGCATCGCCGCCGCGGCCAGCATCAGGCTGTTCTGGATTGCACGGAACGCATCCGCCGACGTCAGCGCCTGCTGGAAGTGGTGCCCGGTGAACGCCGTAGGCAGCACCGTGCCGTACCACTGCCCTGGCGAGGTGAAGCTGGTGATCACGACGCCGATGTGCGGCATGATGGCGATGAGGCTGACCAGGCCGAAGGCGAGCATCGCGCCTACCGCGGCCGCCCCCGTCAGCGGCTTCTCGGCCGCGGCCCGCGAGGCCTTGGAGTACATCGCGTACCCCTTGCGTCCGAACACCACCTTGCCCAGCAGGTAGATGCCCACCGCCGCGGCGAGCATCACGGCCGTGAGCGCGTACGGCTTGGCCGAGTTCTCCACTTCGCGCAGTCCATTGAAGATCTGCACGGGCGTGACCTCGTAGAAGTCGAACATCAGCGGTGCGCCCAGCTCGGTGAAGCTCCAGATGAACACGATCGTCGCGCCCGCGAACAGCCCCGGGCGCACCAGCGGCAGCGTGATGCGGAAGAACCGCCGCCACGGCCCCGCGCCCAGGTTCTCCGCGGCCTCGCCCAGCGCAGGATCCAGGTTCGCCAGCGCGGCCGTGGTGTTGAGGTAGATGATGGGGTAAAGCGACAGCGCCTGCACCAGCATGACGCCGTAGATCTTCGCCGAGCCGAGCACGTCGATGTCGGTGCCCAGCAGCGCGTTGATCGCGCCCTCGCGCCCGAGGAACGCCCGCATGCCGATGGCGCCCACGAAGGGCGGCAGGATCAGCGGCACCAGCACCGCGGCGTTGAAGAAGCTCTTGCCCGGGAAGCGGCATGTGGCGGAGAGCACCGCCAGCGGCAGCGCGATCAGGATGGCGAGGAACGTCGTGCCCGCGGCCACGCGCAGCGAGTTGAGCAGACCCCGCACCGTCCGCGGGTCCTCAAACAGCAGCCGCAGGTGGTCGAACGTGAAGCCCGAGTGTGTCGCCGGGTCGGCGTAGAACGCCCCGCGCAGCGTGAGCAGGATGGGGTAGACCAGAAACACGCCCAGCAGCGCCAGGGCCCCGATCAGGAGCGTGTAGTGCCAGAAGTTGCGCGAGGCGCGGGGCATGCGGGGGCAGAGTGTACCCGGTCAGCGACGCCCGTTTGCGGCGCACCCGTCGCTATACTCCGGGCATGTTCGACCGCATCGTGTCCGACCCCGCGATCCTCTCGGGAAAGCCGATCGTCAAGGGCACCCGGCTGAGCGTCGAGTTCCTGCTCGAGCTGGTCGCCAGTGGCGGCACGATCCCCCAGATCGTCGCGCAATACCCGCAGCTCACCGCGGGTGATGTGGAGCAGGCCCTTCGATTCGCAGCCAATGCTCTCAAGAACGAGGTCGTTGTGACCGCGA harbors:
- a CDS encoding iron ABC transporter permease, with amino-acid sequence MPRASRNFWHYTLLIGALALLGVFLVYPILLTLRGAFYADPATHSGFTFDHLRLLFEDPRTVRGLLNSLRVAAGTTFLAILIALPLAVLSATCRFPGKSFFNAAVLVPLILPPFVGAIGMRAFLGREGAINALLGTDIDVLGSAKIYGVMLVQALSLYPIIYLNTTAALANLDPALGEAAENLGAGPWRRFFRITLPLVRPGLFAGATIVFIWSFTELGAPLMFDFYEVTPVQIFNGLREVENSAKPYALTAVMLAAAVGIYLLGKVVFGRKGYAMYSKASRAAAEKPLTGAAAVGAMLAFGLVSLIAIMPHIGVVITSFTSPGQWYGTVLPTAFTGHHFQQALTSADAFRAIQNSLMLAAAAMLLDITLGIVIAYIIVRTEVKGRALLDALCMLPLAVPGLVMAFGYVAMSLNWPFGKDGPLSGFASIFAVNPNPVPFLIVAYAVRRLPYIVRSTVAGLEQTSGELEEAAVNLGASRVTAVRRVILPLILANLIAGGLLVFSFSMLEVSDSLILAQQARHYPVTKAIWAFTERLGDGPYIAAAMGVWGMALLTVTIFAASSLLGKKLGSIFRV
- a CDS encoding metallophosphoesterase — translated: MRDHFSSGAPAQPSRREVVRAAGFGALAAAGVLSRPARAGVPGDQRSFRIAHLTDMHVQPELRADEGMAACLRHVNALAHRPDLIITGGDQVMDTFDQGFDRSKVLWDLWARQLKEHNAIPAQHVLGNHDIWGWNKKKSKCTGEEKGYGKAWACEQFGRDRTYTSFDAGAWRVVLLDSVQPKGDGYVGRLDDEQFEWLEQELNAGGSPVAVFSHIPIFSVCVYNDGAKKKDAPDDWFVSGGLMHADANRIRRLFLQHPRVKLCVSGHIHQLDRVEFTGVTYICDGAVSGRWWKGRQAECDEGYGVIDLRPDGTFAHEYVKYGWKAPS
- a CDS encoding DUF433 domain-containing protein, with product MFDRIVSDPAILSGKPIVKGTRLSVEFLLELVASGGTIPQIVAQYPQLTAGDVEQALRFAANALKNEVVVTARLAG